A window of Macrotis lagotis isolate mMagLag1 chromosome X, bilby.v1.9.chrom.fasta, whole genome shotgun sequence contains these coding sequences:
- the FUS gene encoding RNA-binding protein FUS yields MASNDYSQSATQSYGAYPTQPGQGYSQQSSQPYGQQSYSGYGQSADTSGYGQSSYSSSYGQTQNTGYGTQSAPQGYGSASGYGSSQSSQPSYGQQSSYPGYSQQPAPSSTSGSYGSSSQSSSYGQPQSGGYGQQSSYGGQQSSYGQQQSSYNPPQGYGQQNQYNSSSGGGGGGGGGSYGQDNSSMSGGSGGYGNQDQSGGGNSSYGGGQQDRGGRGRGGGGGGSGGSGGGGGGGGYNRSSGGYEPRGRGGGRGGRGGMGGSDRGGFNKFGGPRDQGSRHDSAEQDNSDNNTIFVQGLGENVTIESVADYFKQIGIIKTNKKTGQPMINLYTDRETGKLKGEATVSFDDPPSAKAAIDWFDGKEFSGNPIKVSFATRRADFNRGGGNGRGGRGRGGPMGRGGFGGGGSGGGSRGGFPSGGGGGGGQQRAGDWKCPNPTCENMNFSWRNECNQCKAPKPDGPGGGPGGSHMGGNFGDDRRGGRGGYDRGGYRGRGGDRGGFRGGRGGGDRGGFGPGKMDSRGEHRQDRRERPY; encoded by the exons ATGGCCTCCAACG ACTACTCTCAGTCAGCCACACAAAG ctatgGGGCTTACCCTACCCAACCTGGACAAGGCTATTCCCAACAGAGCAGTCAGCCCTATGGCCAACAGAGCTACAGTGGTTATGGCCAGTCAGCTGATACCTCAGGCTATGGTCAGAGCAGTTATAGCTCCTCCTATGGACAAACCCAGAAca caGGCTATGGTACTCAGTCAGCTCCCCAAGGATATGGTTCAGCCAGTGGCTATGGCAGCAGTCAGAGTTCCCAACCTTCTTATGGTCAGCAATCATCCTATCCTGGCTATAGCCAGCAGCCTGCCCCCAGCAGTACTTCAGGGAG cTATGGTAGCAGCTCCCAGAGCAGTAGCTATGGGCAGCCCCAGAGTGGGGGCTATGGGCAGCAGTCTAGCTATGGTGGACAACAAAGCTCCTATGGACAGCAACAAAGCTCCTACAATCCTCCTCAAGGATATGGCCAGCAGAACCAGTATAACAGCAGCAGTGGGGGTGGTGGAGGGGGTGGTGGAG GTAGCTATGGCCAAGATAATTCATCTATGAGTGGTGGAAGTGGTGGCTATGGCAACCAGGACCAGAGTGGAGGTGGTAACAGCAGCTACGGGGGTGGCCAGCAGGACCGTGGGGGAAGAGGACGGGGTGGCGgaggcggcggcagcggcggcagtggtggtggtggcggcggcggcggctacAACCGTAGCAGTGGTGGCTATGAGCCTAGAGGTCGTGGAGGTGGCCGAGGAGGCAGAGGTGGCATGGG CGGAAGTGACCGTGGTGGCTTCAATAAATTTGGTG GGCCCAGGGACCAAGGATCACGCCATGACTCTG CAGAACAGGATAATTCTGATAATAATACCATCTTCGTCCAAGGCTTGGGTGAGAATGTTACCATTGAGTCTGTGGCAGATTACTTCAAACAAATTGGCATTATTAAG ACCAATAAGAAGACAGGACAGCCTATGATCAACTTATATACAGACAGGGAGACAGGAAAACTGAAGGGAGAGGCTACCGTGTCATTTGATGATCCTCCTTCTGCCAAGGCAGCTATTGATTGGTTTGATG GCAAAGAATTTTCTGGAAATCCCATTAAAGTCTCATTTGCTACACGAAGAGCAGATTTCAACAGAGGAGGTGGCAATGGCCGTGGTGGCCGTGGGCGTGGAG GACCCATGGGCCGAGGAGGCTTTGGaggtggtggcagtggtggtggcAGCCGAGGAGGATTCCCTAGTGGAGGAGGTGGTGGTGGAGGGCAGCAGCGAGCTGGAGACTGGAAGTGCCCTAATCC cACATGTGAGAATATGAACTTTTCTTGGAGGAATGAGTGTAACCAGTGTAAGGCACCTAAACCTGATGGACCTGGAGGAGGACCTGGAGGCTCTCATATGG GTGGTAATTTTGGAGATGATCGAAGAGGTGGCAGAGGTGGCTATGACCGTGGAGGGTACCGAGGCAGAGGAGGGGACCGTGGGGGATTCCGAGGGGGCCGGGGTGGAGGGGACAGAGGTGGCTTTGGACCTGGCAAGATGGACTCAAG GGGTGAACACAGACAAGACAGACGGGAGAGGCCGTATTAG